A window of Pseudomonas putida genomic DNA:
CTGCGTATTGCGCCGGAGCTGTACCTCAAGCGCCTGGTGGTTGGTGGCTTCGAGAAGGTGTTCGAAATCAACCGCAACTTCCGTAACGAAGGCGTTTCGACTCGTCACAACCCTGAATTCACCATGCTCGAGTTCTACCAGGCCTACGCCGACTACCGCGACAACATGGACCTCACCGAGGAACTGTTCCGCGAACTGGCGCAGCTGGTACTGGGCACTACCGACGTGCCGTACGGCGACAAGGTGTTCCACTTCGGTGAACCGTTCGCCCGCCTGTCGGTATTCGACTCGATCCTCAAGTACAACCCGGAGCTGACCGCTGCCGACCTGCAGGACGTCGACCGCGCCCGCGAGATCGCCAAAAAGGCCGGCGCCAAGGTGCTGGGCCACGAAGGCCTGGGCAAGCTGCAGGTGATGATTTTCGAAGAGTTGGTCGAGCACAAGCTGGAGCAGCCGCACTTCATCACCGAGTACCCGTTCGAAGTGTCGCCGCTGGCCCGTCGCAACGACGAAAACCCGGCTGTTACCGACCGTTTCGAGCTGTTCATCGGTGGCCGCGAGATCGCCAACGCCTACTCCGAGCTCAACGATGCCGAAGACCAGGCCGAGCGCTTCCTGGCCCAGGTGGCCGAGAAGGACGCCGGTGACGACGAAGCCATGCACTACGACGCCGACTTCGTTCGTGCCCTGGAATACGGCATGCCGCCGACGGCAGGTGAAGGCATCGGTATCGACCGCCTGGTGATGCTGCTGACCAACTCGCCGTCGATCCGTGACGTAATCCTGTTCCCGCACATGCGTCCGCAGGCCTGAGTGAATTGAATGAGCCGCCTTTCGAGGCGGCTTTTTCTTGCCTGAAGCTTTATGTTGTCAGTGCCGGCCTCTTCGCGGGCGCGCCCGCTCCCACAGGGACCCCACAGGTCCTGACTGTTGTGGGAACCCTGTGGGAGCGGGCGCGCCCGCGAAGAGGCCGGCACTGACGAAACACTGTCCATGAGGTACCCCCCGTGACACCCGCAATGCCTCACCAGGGCGCCGCCGGCATCGCCACCGCCGTCGCCGAAAGCGTGCAATACCAAGGCCGCAAAACTGCCCGCCAGGGCAGCGAGCAGCGTCGCCAACTGATCCTCGACGCCGCCATGCGCATTGTCGTGCGCGACGGCGTACGCGGTGTGCGCCATCGCGCCGTGGCCGCCGAGGCCGGTGTGCCATTGTCGGCCACCACCTACTATTTCAAGGACATCGAGGACCTGCTCACCGACACCTTCGCCCAGTACGTCGAGCGCAGTGCTGCCTACATGGCCAAGCTGTGGGCCAACACCGAGGTAGTATTGCGCCAGTTGCTGGCCCAGGGCGACGGCGGCCCGCAGGCACGGGCACGGCTGGCTGACGAGGTAGCGCGCATGACTGCCGACTACGTACAGCGGCAACTGCTGACCCGTCGCGACTTCCTGATGGCCGAGCAGGCCTTCCGCCAGGAAGCGCTGCTGTGCCCGCGCCTGGCCGAACTGGTGTGCGCCCATGAGCAGATCCTGCTGCATGGCACCCGGCAATTGCTGCAGGTGGTGGGCTCGCGGCAACCGGAGCAGGACGCCCAGATGTTGACGGCGATTATCGAGCAGATGGAATATCAGGGCCTGCTCAAGGATGCGAACGCGCAAGCCGATGGGCAGATGCTCGCTATGCTTAGCCGATACCTGCAGCTGGTGCTGGCGTCGGCCTGAGCCGAGACCGATTATTTCAAGGAGAACCTGATGAAAGCCTGGCGTGTGGTGTTGTTGACTCTGTCATTCCTGCTGCTGGGCGGTTGTCTGGTGACCTTCCACGAGCCCTTGCCGAGCAACCAGGCGGCGCCCAAGGCCCTGCTCGGCAAGTGGAACAGCAAGGACGCCTGGGGCGAGCCGCTGAAGCTGGTGATCAGCCGTAGCGGCGCCGATGCCTACAAGGCGGTGGCCACGGCCAAGGGCAAGGCCCCTGAGGAATACGTGTTCACCGTCTCGCGCCACGGCAACCGCTGGTACCTGTCGGCCGGCGTGCCCAAGCGCCTGGGTGGCAACTTCCTTATCGGCGGTTTCGATATTGTCGATGGCAAGGAACTGGTGGTCTACAACCTGGATGTCGAGCAGGTGCAGCAGGCGGTGGACAAGAAGGAGCTGACCGGGCGCAGCACCGAGGTGCCTGAAGACAACGGCGACGGCGTGCTGATCGACAGCCCGTCGGCGCGGGTGCTGGCGTACCTGGACGACCCGGCCAATTCCGACCTGTTCGTTGAAGTGGCGCGGTTCCAGCGTTCCGGCAAGTAGTTACCTATGCCGGCTTCTTCGCGGGCTTGCCCGCTCCCACAGGTACAGCGCTGCTCTCGACTGTGGCGCCGCTCCTGTGGGAGCGGGCAAGCCCGCGAAGAGGCCGGTGCAGGTTTCTTGTACTAGTAAGGAGTCCCCGGTGGACGAATACCAGCAAACCATCCGTGCCCTGTCCGACCGCATTGTCGCGGCACAGACCCCGATCCGGGTCCTGGACGCGGTGAAGTGGGACGACAACATCCGCCAGGGCTTCCTCAAGGCCAAGGGCAAGGAGCCGCCGGCCGTCGACCGTGGCTACTACCAGTCGCGCCCGCTGGCGTTCGACTCTGGTGCGGTCAAGGCCGAGTTCCAGGCCATTGAGCGCGACATCATTCGCCAGCTCGGCCAGTTCAACCCGGTCGGGCAGATCATGAAGCGCATGTGCCGCGAATACCGCATGGTGGTACGCATGCTCGAAGCACGCGGTACCGAGGACTTCGGCCTGATTTCCCAGGAGCTGTACGGCGCTGCCTCGGATGCCTTCCACGCCGGTGACCCGACCCTGGCCGACCTCGGCCTGATGCTGTCGGACTACCTGAACAACATCGATGGTCGTGGTGACCTCAAGGACGAACCGAAGAACCTCACCGCCAAGGAGGCCGTGGAAATCCTCCAGCACCGGTTGAACAAGGTGTTCGGCGAGGCCGAGGAGACCATCCGGGTGTTCGAGTCCGACGGTATCGTCGCCGATGCCGCGGCCGGGGCCGACTACATCAAGGTGCGTGCCGACGCCATGTTCAATGCCCGCGACGTACGCGCCCTGGAGGTGCACGAAGGGCTGGTGCATGTCGGCACTACGCTCAACGGCCTGAATCAGCCTATCTGTACCTTCCTGGCCAAGGGCCCGCCCTCGTCGACGGTGACCCAGGAAGGCCTGGCCATTCTCATGGAGGTGATCGCCTTTGCCTCCTACCCCAGCCGGCTGCGCAAGCTCACCAACCGCACCCGCGCCATCCACATGGTCGAGGAGGGCGCCGATTTCATGCAGGTCTACAACTTCTTCCGCGAGCAGGGCTTCGAGATGGCGCAAAGCTACAGCAACGCCAGCCGGGTGTTCCGCGGGTCGGTGCCCAATGGCCTGCCATTTACCAAGGACTTGTCCTACCTCAAAGGCTTCATCATGGTTTACAACTACATTCAGTTGGCCGTGAAGAAAGGCAAGCTCGAACAGATCCCGTTGTTGTTCTGTGGCAAGACCACCCTGGAAGACATGCGTACCTTGCGCCAGCTGGTCGAGGAAGGCCTGGTCGAGCCGCCCAAGTACCTGCCCGAACAGTTCCGCGACCTCAACGCGCTGTCGGCCTGGATGTGCTTCTCCAACTTCCTCAACCACCTGAGCCTGGATCGCATTGAAGCCGACTACGCGAACATTCTCTGACTGCTGCCGCCTGCTGGCCCTGGGTTTGATCCTGCTGGGCCTGGGCGGTTGCAGCAGCCTGCTGTTCTACCCCGAGCGTGGCCAGGCGTTCACGCCCGAGCGGGCCAGGCTCGAGTACCGCGATGTCACCCTGACCGCGGCTGATGGCATCCGCCTGCATGGCTGGTGGTTGCCGGCCAAGGCCGGGGTCGAGGTCAAGGGCACGGTGCTGCACCTGCACGGCAATGGCGGCAACCTGCCTGGGCACCTGGGCGGAAGCTACTGGCTGCCGGAGCAGGGCTACCAGGTGTTGATGATCGATTACCGCGGCTATGGCCTGTCGCAGGGCGAGCCGAGCCTGCCGGAGGTGTACCAGGACATCGCCGCGGCCATGGTCTGGCTGGAGCAGGCGCCCGAGGTCAAGGGCAAGCCGCTGGTGCTGCTGGGACAGAGCCTTGGTGGAGCCATGGCCATTCACTACCTGGCGGCCCATCCGGAGCAGCGCCAGCGTTTCAGTGCCCTGGTGTTCGACGGTGTGCCGGCCAGTTACCGTGCGGTCGGGCGCTTTGCCCTCAGCACCTCGTGGATGACCTGGCCGCTGCAGGTGCCGCTGTCGTGGCTGGTGCCGGACGGCGATAGCGCGATCCGCTCGATCGAGCAACTGAGCAGCCCGCCCAAGCTGTTCTTCCACAGCATCGACGATACCTTGGTGCCGATGGACAACGGCATCCGCCTGTACCAGCACGCACCACCGCCGCGGGTGCTGCAACTGACCCGTGGTGGCCACGTGCAGACCTTCGCCGACCCGACCTGGCGCCAGGTGATGCTGCATTTCCTTGATGACCCCAGCCATTTCAACGGCCTGCGGCGGCTGGCCGAAGTGCCCGATTACCCTGACGAGAAGAACAAGCAATGAGTGAAGAACGCAACGCCATCCCGCTGATCCTGACCGGCGTCGGCAGCATCATCGTGACGGTGGGGGCCTTGTGGTACTACGGGTACCTGCATTTCGCCAAGCCCGAGGATGCCCTGTTGCTGCAGGATTTCACCATGCTCAAGACTGTCCCCGGCGAGGACTACAAGGTCTCGCTGGACCCGGCGCCGCAAGTGGCCCAGTGCGTCGATGGCGTGCTGGTGCTGTTCGACACCCAGCAAAAAGGCCTTACCGGTGTGCTGGTGGACAACCGCAAGCGCGCGGTGCGCTGCATGGGTGAGGAAACCCCGCAGCAGGTGCAGTGATCCTCGATCTTATTGCCTGTGCTGGCCCTTTCGCGGGCACGCCCGCTCCCACAGGTACTGCATGGCACCTGTGGGAGCGGGCGTGCCCGCGAAGAGGCCGGAACAGGCAAAAGAAAGCCCCGCTTCGATCGCGGGGCTTGTCGTTCAGCTAGCCAGCCTTACTGCTGTACCTGGCTCACCGAACGCGGCGCTACCGGCTGGTTGTCGTTGGAGATGGTCACCTCCACCCGACGGTTCTGCGCACGCCCCGAGTTGCTCGAGTTGTCCGCTACCGGGTACTCCTTGCCATAACCCTGGGAAACGATACGCGCCGGGTCTACACCGGCACGCACCAAGGCCATGCGCACGCTGTTGGCGCGGCGTTCGGAGAGGGTCTGGTTGTAGTTGGCCGAGCCGACGCTGTCGGTGTAACCCTCGACGATCACCTTGCGCTCCGGATTTTCCTGGAGGAACTGCGCCAGCTTGGTGATGTTCGGGTAGGCGTTGCTCTTGAGCTCGGCCTTGTTGAAGTCGAACAGTACGTCGCCGAAGGTGACCAGCGTGCCGCGCTCGGTCTGCTTGGCGTTGAGGCTTTCCTGCAGCTTGGCGATCTGCGCGTCGCGGGCGTCCAGCTTGGCCTGGGCGCGCTGGGCCGAGGCGTTTTTCAGTTCGCCTTCGGCGGTGCGCAGGGCGATGGTCTGCTTGGCCACCTCGACGCGCTGGTTGGTCAGGTAGGCCAGCTGGTCGACCTTCTGCTCGTCTTCACGCTCCATGTAGGCCTTGTCGGCCTTGTTCAGCCAGTCTTGTGCGTCCTTGGTTTCCAGCGCCGCGACCTTGCTTGACTGTGGGTCGCTCTGCAGCGCGGAGAAGTTGCTGCGGGCCGCTTCCAGGTTGGCATTCGGGTCGTGCGAGCAGGCGACAAGGCCGACGCTCAGGGCCAGCAGGGCGGGAATCATGACGTGGTTGCGCATAGTGTTCATCCTTTGATCGTGTGCGAAGGCAGAGGTTGGCGGGGCGGGGCTCACTGAGCGCTGCGCAGGCCTTCCTCACGTACGTCCTGAACACCCTGGCGGGCATCCTGCACGGCCTTCTGGGCCTTGGCCGCCTGTGCCTTGCGTTCGGCCAGGCGCGCGTCCCACTCGGCCTGCTCGGCCAGGCGCTTGGCTTCGTCATACTTCTTGTCATGCATGGCAATTTCGGCCTGCTTGAACTTGTCCTGGGCCGCTTTCATTTCCACGGCGGCGAACTCGGTGCCGCCAGCGCTGACGGCAGAGTTAACGGCGGACTGGGTGACTGCATACTGCTCGGTGGGCGGGTTGCCGGCACAGCCGGCCAGGACCATGCTGCTGCCCAGAGCCAGCGCTGCCAGCTTGACCCCGCGCACATGAGTGGATAAGGGTTTGGAGAAGCGGGTGTTCTTGGTGGTCAGTTCCATTGGATCACTCCTGTTTACGACGTTGTCCGTAGCAGTCCATCGCTCGTTCCCTGACACGTGCGCGCGCTTCAGCTCAACGGTGCACAACGACAGGTGTGCAGGGTTTTAGCGTGATGGCTATTGGCTGTGACTGACGCATTTTCCGGATAGTTCAGAAAAAAATGCCCCGAGCAGACAACTATTTCTGACTGATCGGTCAGTGCGACTTGCCTGGAACTTTTGTGGGGTGCAGAGGTACTCCGGGCCGTTCCCAGGCCCGGAAAGGTGGGGCGGTGGGTTACTTCTCGCTGTCGGCTGCGGGATTGCTGAGGGCGTGCAGATGCTGTCGCGACAGTGACAGGAAGCGCGGAGTAGGGCCGATGTCCTCGTACAGCGGGTCGCCTTCCTCGTCGGTGGCGATGACCTGGCGGCCCTGCACATAGGGGAAGCTGGCTTCCAGTTCCTCGAGGGCTGCCGCGACCAGTTCACCGAGCAGTTCCTCGGCGGTGCGCTTGGGGTACATGTCGATCAGCGCGGCCAGGCGCGCTTCTGACTCCAGGTCCAGGTGCAGGACATGGCTGGTGGGGCTGAGGGTACCGGCGGCATTCTGTTCCCAATGCTGGGCGAGTTCACGGATTTTCATGATGACCTCTGTTGATGCCTGAAATGGCTGCATTGCATGGACGTGTCGTGCTTTCACTTTAGTTGGCTTTGGCCGATCACGGCTTGCCATCGACGCCCGCCTGTGGGCACTCTTGCCAGGTATGCCGAAACCTCTGTGGGAGCGGGCGTGCCCGCGAACACCGGCAACGCCGGTGCCAGGCACCGCGCTGGATGCTTCGCGGGCACGCCCGCTCCCACAAGGGATCGTATAGAGGCTTAAAGGGATGTAGTGCGCCAGAGCCGCGCCGGAGAGAGGGCCAATGACCGATATCGATGTGCGTTTGCGTGAAGATGTACATGTGTTGGGTGAGTTGCTCGGCGATACCATTCGTCAGCAGCATGGCGAGGCTTTCCTGCAGAAGATCGAGGGCATCCGCCACAGTGCCAAGGCCGACCGCCGCAGCGCCGGCGAGCAACTGAGCTCGACCCTGGCGGACCTGGCCGATGAAGACTTGTTGCCCGTGGCCAGGGCCTTCAACCAGTTCCTCAACCTGGCCAACATGGCCGAGCAGTACCAGTTGATCCGCCGCCGCGACGCCGATCAGCCCGAGCCGTTCGAGGCCCGGGTGCTGCCCGAGCTGCTGGCGCGCCTGAAGCAGGCCGGGCACAGCAATGATGCCCTGGCCCGGCAATTGGCCAAGCTCGACATCCAGCTGGTGCTCACCGCGCACCCCACCGAGGTGGCCCGCCGCACCCTGATCCAGAAGTACGATGCCATCGCCGGCCAACTGGCTGCCCAGGACCACCGCGACCTGACCCCGGGCGAACGCCAGCAGGTGCGCGAGCGCCTGCGCCGGTTGATCGCCGAGGCCTGGCATACCGAAGAAATCCGCCGTACCCGGCCGACGCCGGTGGACGAAGCCAAGTGGGGCTTCGCGGTGATCGAGCACTCGCTGTGGCATGCCATTCCCAGCCATTTGCGCAAGGTCGACAAGGCCCTGGCGGAGGCTACCGGCCTGCGCCTGCCATTGGAGGCGGCGCCGATCCGCTTCGCCTCGTGGATGGGCGGTGACCGTGATGGCAACCCGAACGTGACCGCAGCGGTTACCCGCGAAGTACTGCTGCTGGCGCGCTGGATGGCTGCCGACCTGTTCCTGCGCGACATCGATGCGCTGGCGTCCGAGTTGTCCATGCAGCAGGCCGACGATGCCTTGCGCGAACGGGTCGGCGACAGTGCCGAACCCTACCGTTCCCTGCTCAAGCAATTGCGCGATCGCCTGCGCGCAACGCGCGCCTGGGCGCATTCGGCATTGACCGGCAGCCAGCCAGCCAGTGCCGAGGTACTGGTGGACAACCGCGACCTGATCGCGCCGCTGGAGCTGTGCTACCAGTCCCTGCACGCCTGCGGCATGGGGGTGATCGCCGAGGGGCCGTTGCTCGACTGCCTGCGCCGCGCCGTGACCTTCGGCCTGTTCCTGGGCCGCCTGGACGTGCGCCAGGACGCCGCCCGCCACCGTGATGCGTTGAGCGAGATTACCGACTACCTGGGCCTGGGGCGTTATGCCGACTGGGATGAAGAGCAGCGCATCGAGTTCCTCCAGGCCGAGCTGAAAAACCGTCGGCCACTGCTGCCCGCACACTTCAAGCCGCAGGCCGATACTGCCGAGGTGCTGGCCACCTGCCGTGAAATTGCCGCAGCGCCAGCCGCATCGCTGGGGTCTTACGTGATCTCCATGGCCGGTGCTGCCTCGGATGTGCTGGCGGTGCAGTTGCTGCTGAAGGAAGCCGGCCTGACTCGGCCCATGCGTGTGGTGCCGCTGTTCGAGACGCTCGCCGACCTCGACAATGCCGGCCCGGTGATGCAGCGCCTGCTCGGCCTGCCAGGCTATCGCGCCAACCTGCGCGGCCCGCAGGAAGTGATGATCGGCTACTCCGATTCGGCCAAGGA
This region includes:
- a CDS encoding OmpA family protein — translated: MRNHVMIPALLALSVGLVACSHDPNANLEAARSNFSALQSDPQSSKVAALETKDAQDWLNKADKAYMEREDEQKVDQLAYLTNQRVEVAKQTIALRTAEGELKNASAQRAQAKLDARDAQIAKLQESLNAKQTERGTLVTFGDVLFDFNKAELKSNAYPNITKLAQFLQENPERKVIVEGYTDSVGSANYNQTLSERRANSVRMALVRAGVDPARIVSQGYGKEYPVADNSSNSGRAQNRRVEVTISNDNQPVAPRSVSQVQQ
- a CDS encoding TetR family transcriptional regulator, whose translation is MPHQGAAGIATAVAESVQYQGRKTARQGSEQRRQLILDAAMRIVVRDGVRGVRHRAVAAEAGVPLSATTYYFKDIEDLLTDTFAQYVERSAAYMAKLWANTEVVLRQLLAQGDGGPQARARLADEVARMTADYVQRQLLTRRDFLMAEQAFRQEALLCPRLAELVCAHEQILLHGTRQLLQVVGSRQPEQDAQMLTAIIEQMEYQGLLKDANAQADGQMLAMLSRYLQLVLASA
- a CDS encoding alpha/beta hydrolase — its product is MKPTTRTFSDCCRLLALGLILLGLGGCSSLLFYPERGQAFTPERARLEYRDVTLTAADGIRLHGWWLPAKAGVEVKGTVLHLHGNGGNLPGHLGGSYWLPEQGYQVLMIDYRGYGLSQGEPSLPEVYQDIAAAMVWLEQAPEVKGKPLVLLGQSLGGAMAIHYLAAHPEQRQRFSALVFDGVPASYRAVGRFALSTSWMTWPLQVPLSWLVPDGDSAIRSIEQLSSPPKLFFHSIDDTLVPMDNGIRLYQHAPPPRVLQLTRGGHVQTFADPTWRQVMLHFLDDPSHFNGLRRLAEVPDYPDEKNKQ
- a CDS encoding DUF4398 domain-containing protein gives rise to the protein MELTTKNTRFSKPLSTHVRGVKLAALALGSSMVLAGCAGNPPTEQYAVTQSAVNSAVSAGGTEFAAVEMKAAQDKFKQAEIAMHDKKYDEAKRLAEQAEWDARLAERKAQAAKAQKAVQDARQGVQDVREEGLRSAQ
- the lysS gene encoding lysine--tRNA ligase — encoded protein: MSDLKTEAQDLQQEENALIALRKEKLAAERAKGNAFPNDFRRDSYCNDLQKQYADKTKEELEAAAIPVKVAGRIMLNRGSFMVIQDMTGRIQVYVNRKTLSEETLAAVKTWDLGDIISAEGTLARSGKGDLYVEMTNVRLLTKSLRPLPDKHHGLTDTEQRYRQRYVDLMVNEETRHTFRVRSQVISHIRKFLIERDFLEVETPMLQTIPGGAAAKPFETHHNALDMAMFLRIAPELYLKRLVVGGFEKVFEINRNFRNEGVSTRHNPEFTMLEFYQAYADYRDNMDLTEELFRELAQLVLGTTDVPYGDKVFHFGEPFARLSVFDSILKYNPELTAADLQDVDRAREIAKKAGAKVLGHEGLGKLQVMIFEELVEHKLEQPHFITEYPFEVSPLARRNDENPAVTDRFELFIGGREIANAYSELNDAEDQAERFLAQVAEKDAGDDEAMHYDADFVRALEYGMPPTAGEGIGIDRLVMLLTNSPSIRDVILFPHMRPQA
- a CDS encoding pilin assembly protein → MKIRELAQHWEQNAAGTLSPTSHVLHLDLESEARLAALIDMYPKRTAEELLGELVAAALEELEASFPYVQGRQVIATDEEGDPLYEDIGPTPRFLSLSRQHLHALSNPAADSEK
- a CDS encoding flavohemoglobin expression-modulating QEGLA motif protein — translated: MDEYQQTIRALSDRIVAAQTPIRVLDAVKWDDNIRQGFLKAKGKEPPAVDRGYYQSRPLAFDSGAVKAEFQAIERDIIRQLGQFNPVGQIMKRMCREYRMVVRMLEARGTEDFGLISQELYGAASDAFHAGDPTLADLGLMLSDYLNNIDGRGDLKDEPKNLTAKEAVEILQHRLNKVFGEAEETIRVFESDGIVADAAAGADYIKVRADAMFNARDVRALEVHEGLVHVGTTLNGLNQPICTFLAKGPPSSTVTQEGLAILMEVIAFASYPSRLRKLTNRTRAIHMVEEGADFMQVYNFFREQGFEMAQSYSNASRVFRGSVPNGLPFTKDLSYLKGFIMVYNYIQLAVKKGKLEQIPLLFCGKTTLEDMRTLRQLVEEGLVEPPKYLPEQFRDLNALSAWMCFSNFLNHLSLDRIEADYANIL